The following coding sequences are from one Paenibacillus tundrae window:
- a CDS encoding extracellular solute-binding protein, protein MKATKKKAVAVLSTLALVTGLLAGCGSDEGQAAEGGVQNVSIAIAQVGDVPSKDNEVQKKIEAYTNTKLDVQWIPASAYNDKINVMIASSDMPKIVKVQYNPTVTSAMRNEVFWEVGPLLKDYKNLSAQNERFFDNIKVEGKIYGVPVFSDIARATVIYRKDWFEKLNLKVPTTADEWYETIKTLSTSDPDGDGQDNTFGLMLFKRYNEDQYSFTTRLGVSFGAPNKWKVEDDGSFTPEFMTPEYKQVMDLLKRLYDEKLLNQDFAVFDSTEAEKKYDSGLVGMRVGVAQNGKSQQERLSKNDPDGVVDIAGLLGPNGDRVAGQTGNSGILAFPKSTVKSEEELKSLLAFIDKLMDPEMATLLMRGIEDKHFTKVGEDQVEMSDFDGFQREVKPYRDNFPYVEGYNVPKLKDTELGEKGTELAKALAEHAVPNPALTLYSPTYGDRGADLDQMIADAQTKYIMGKIDEAGWQKEIENWANAGGNKIREEYAEDYKKQAQ, encoded by the coding sequence ATGAAAGCAACAAAAAAGAAAGCCGTAGCCGTTCTGAGCACACTTGCACTGGTTACAGGTTTGCTCGCGGGATGCGGATCAGATGAGGGTCAGGCTGCTGAAGGCGGCGTGCAAAATGTATCCATTGCGATCGCACAAGTAGGGGATGTTCCGAGCAAGGACAATGAAGTACAAAAGAAGATCGAAGCGTACACCAATACGAAACTGGACGTCCAGTGGATTCCGGCTTCAGCATACAATGACAAAATCAATGTCATGATCGCTTCCAGCGACATGCCTAAAATTGTGAAAGTTCAATATAACCCTACGGTAACAAGTGCGATGCGTAATGAAGTGTTCTGGGAAGTCGGACCGTTGTTGAAGGATTATAAAAATCTGTCTGCACAGAACGAGCGCTTTTTTGACAACATCAAGGTTGAAGGGAAAATTTACGGCGTACCTGTATTCTCCGATATTGCCCGGGCAACCGTCATTTACCGTAAAGATTGGTTTGAGAAGCTGAATCTCAAAGTACCGACAACAGCAGATGAATGGTATGAGACGATCAAAACGTTGTCCACTTCTGATCCAGATGGAGATGGTCAAGACAATACATTTGGTTTGATGCTGTTCAAGCGTTACAACGAGGATCAATATTCCTTCACAACTCGTCTTGGTGTAAGCTTTGGCGCGCCAAACAAGTGGAAAGTAGAGGACGATGGAAGCTTTACACCGGAATTTATGACGCCTGAATATAAACAAGTTATGGATCTTCTGAAGCGGTTGTATGATGAGAAGCTGCTTAACCAAGACTTCGCAGTATTCGATTCCACTGAAGCTGAGAAGAAATACGATTCCGGTTTAGTGGGTATGCGTGTGGGTGTCGCACAGAACGGTAAAAGTCAGCAGGAACGTTTATCCAAGAACGATCCTGATGGTGTAGTCGATATTGCTGGCTTGTTAGGGCCAAATGGTGATCGCGTTGCAGGACAGACAGGTAACTCAGGCATTCTGGCCTTCCCTAAATCCACGGTGAAATCGGAAGAAGAGCTGAAGAGTTTGTTAGCATTCATTGATAAGTTGATGGATCCTGAAATGGCTACACTCTTGATGCGTGGTATCGAAGATAAACATTTCACCAAGGTTGGCGAAGACCAGGTAGAGATGAGCGACTTCGACGGTTTCCAACGTGAAGTGAAGCCGTATCGTGATAACTTCCCTTATGTCGAGGGCTACAATGTACCGAAACTGAAAGATACTGAGCTGGGTGAAAAAGGAACTGAACTCGCGAAAGCGCTTGCTGAGCATGCTGTCCCTAACCCTGCCCTTACGTTGTATTCACCTACGTATGGTGATCGCGGCGCGGATCTTGATCAGATGATTGCGGATGCACAGACCAAATATATTATGGGCAAAATCGATGAAGCAGGCTGGCAGAAGGAAATTGAGAATTGGGCGAATGCCGGTGGAAACAAAATTCGCGAAGAATACGCGGAGGACTACAAAAAGCAAGCTCAATAA
- a CDS encoding carbohydrate ABC transporter permease, whose protein sequence is MQQDKTWGNRIFDFLNHGLLLLIGIVTVIPFIYILAVSFTSPSEVAKGGFILFPKEFSLAAYRYIFSTDTLIRSLGVSIYITVVGTLINLLFTSLMAYPLSRRYLRGRQPILLGVLFTMLFSGGMIPTYFVVKSLHLTDTLWSLMLPTAISAFNLIVLKNFFQAIPDELEDAAKIDGCNDVGVLFRIVLPLSMPAMATFSLFYAVAHWNSFFSAVIYINDSQKWPVQVWLREIVILAQSRIGDTSIEETEIQPLTIRMAVIVFSTIPIMLVYPFLQKHFAKGVMLGSVKG, encoded by the coding sequence ATGCAACAGGATAAAACGTGGGGCAATCGGATTTTCGACTTTCTCAATCATGGCTTGTTACTGTTAATCGGAATTGTGACCGTCATCCCATTCATTTATATTTTGGCGGTTTCCTTTACAAGCCCGAGTGAAGTAGCCAAGGGAGGATTCATTCTTTTTCCTAAAGAATTCTCACTTGCTGCATATCGCTATATTTTCTCTACAGATACCCTGATTCGTAGTTTGGGTGTATCCATTTACATTACCGTTGTTGGAACGCTGATTAACTTGTTGTTTACGTCACTTATGGCGTATCCGCTCTCAAGAAGATATTTGCGTGGACGTCAGCCGATCTTGTTAGGTGTACTGTTCACCATGTTATTTAGCGGAGGTATGATTCCGACTTACTTCGTCGTAAAATCACTGCACCTGACAGACACGTTATGGTCGCTCATGCTGCCTACGGCCATTAGTGCGTTTAACCTGATCGTTCTTAAAAACTTCTTCCAGGCCATCCCTGATGAACTGGAGGATGCGGCCAAAATAGATGGGTGTAACGACGTCGGCGTATTATTCCGTATTGTATTGCCTTTATCCATGCCGGCGATGGCAACGTTCTCCTTGTTTTATGCCGTAGCTCACTGGAACAGCTTCTTCAGTGCAGTTATTTATATCAACGATAGTCAGAAATGGCCGGTACAGGTATGGCTACGTGAGATTGTCATTCTGGCCCAGAGCCGGATTGGGGATACAAGTATCGAGGAAACGGAGATTCAGCCACTCACCATCCGTATGGCGGTTATCGTGTTCTCCACCATTCCAATCATGCTTGTCTATCCGTTCCTGCAAAAACACTTTGCCAAAGGGGTGATGCTAGGTTCGGTGAAAGGTTGA
- a CDS encoding ABC transporter permease produces the protein MKAETAAQTRPATRSDKNLLWRDIIKNRWLYIMLIPGVLYFIIFKYIPMYGITMAFQDYTPYKGILGSEWVGFKHFSRFFGEPQFWTLFRNTFLLAIYNMVFFFPLPIVLALMLNEVRRERFKRFVQTLVYVPHFVSWVVVVGVFYMLFTTEGGAINELLYNLTGQKVAFLLEPGWFRTMIVGQSIWKEVGWGTIIFLAALSGVDTQLYEAARIDGANRWRQTWHITLPAIRSTIVILLILRLGNFLDTGFEQIFLMLTPTNRDVGEVFDTYVYTKGLTQAQYSYSAAVGLFKSVVGLALVLGANKLAKKFGEEGVY, from the coding sequence ATGAAAGCCGAAACGGCGGCTCAGACACGGCCCGCTACCCGCAGTGACAAAAACCTACTGTGGAGGGACATCATCAAAAACCGGTGGCTCTATATTATGTTAATACCCGGTGTGCTTTACTTTATTATCTTCAAATACATACCTATGTATGGCATTACGATGGCTTTTCAGGATTACACGCCTTACAAAGGTATCCTCGGCAGTGAGTGGGTTGGATTTAAGCATTTTTCACGTTTCTTCGGGGAACCGCAGTTCTGGACTTTATTCCGAAATACGTTCTTGCTTGCCATCTATAACATGGTGTTTTTCTTCCCACTGCCAATTGTATTGGCACTGATGTTGAATGAAGTTCGTCGAGAACGTTTCAAACGATTCGTACAAACACTTGTCTATGTACCACACTTTGTATCATGGGTTGTTGTTGTTGGTGTGTTCTACATGTTGTTCACCACTGAAGGTGGTGCCATTAATGAATTGCTCTACAATCTGACGGGACAAAAGGTTGCCTTCTTACTTGAGCCAGGCTGGTTCCGTACCATGATTGTTGGACAATCCATTTGGAAAGAAGTCGGCTGGGGTACAATCATTTTCCTTGCTGCCCTCTCTGGTGTAGATACACAGCTCTATGAAGCGGCAAGAATCGATGGCGCCAACCGCTGGCGTCAGACGTGGCACATTACGCTGCCTGCTATTCGTAGCACCATTGTTATTCTGCTCATTCTGCGTCTGGGCAACTTCCTGGATACAGGCTTTGAACAAATCTTCCTGATGCTGACTCCGACAAACCGCGACGTGGGCGAGGTGTTTGACACCTACGTGTACACGAAAGGTCTGACACAGGCACAGTACAGTTACAGTGCTGCCGTGGGATTGTTCAAGTCGGTCGTCGGTCTGGCGCTTGTACTAGGTGCCAATAAGTTGGCCAAAAAATTCGGGGAGGAAGGCGTCTACTGA
- a CDS encoding helix-turn-helix domain-containing protein → MPKYLLRLLCFTMILGALPVIIIGSVSYTIASQDIEQKVRESNLQILHQTQMRVEQVLRSLQLSSIQYVNSPLVLQAMKHPLDSSEFEQIRDLTSGFNNLQAVTNIDQAYLVNLDEDWVVSMRSFGKLDDFSIRDRIGSYLKYTNSLFWVTQNVNSAKESVPVSAGVGDSTQEIVPALISSDNVVSMVFKIPMMPTNVKPKGFLVIDISDTELSSYLSRNTNSGDMYVLDRDQKFFLNDADQNGKYTALNEEIQEKVQVTGQSEGFFNAEVEGNQVAVSYKQSQLNGWLYVSVVSLGQITAQSQKIALVTGVATLVMLGLTGLVAFYGSRRMYSPISRLLQFTKGLDSPMDSKGRRQDEFSYIEERLSTLFSSEQTMREQMKGQHVHLQEFFMTKLLTGKISEEDFRYQGDLYDFPTNWSSLGVLTLQMDTIEGTRYEEQDRDLLLFAVNNIVGEWLPPEIRFTPVMIDDAQVTVLASELHDELQLKEWMHTQAEGIRERVVTYLNLPVSIGISRSYQAIGDTPQAYQESREALQGRVSLGSRIILHYEDIQPRGQTEAALYTQLRMIEDQLASALKQGDVEKTDAYFTQYLGLLADKKLHFSEYPVIMVQLLSRVYQLVQEQGGDVAEVLGEKASMARLLKLSTLDEMTNWFRKRLFQPVIHFWREQEESQYMNIARRMIRLIEERYDRELSLEACAEELNFHPVYLSRVFKKEAGVNFTEYLAQYRMEKAKTWLQTTDLKISEIAEKLNYTNPTAFIRTFRKITGTTPGKYREQQR, encoded by the coding sequence TTGCCAAAATACTTGCTGCGTCTGCTATGCTTCACCATGATCCTTGGAGCGCTTCCAGTCATCATTATTGGTTCTGTCTCGTATACGATTGCTTCACAGGATATTGAGCAAAAGGTGCGCGAGAGTAATCTGCAGATATTACATCAGACTCAGATGAGGGTGGAGCAGGTGCTGCGCAGTTTGCAATTATCATCTATTCAATACGTAAATTCTCCTTTGGTTTTGCAAGCGATGAAACATCCACTGGATAGTAGCGAATTTGAGCAAATCCGTGATCTGACATCTGGCTTTAACAATTTACAGGCAGTGACTAATATTGATCAGGCTTATTTAGTCAATCTTGATGAGGACTGGGTTGTTTCGATGCGTTCATTTGGCAAATTAGATGATTTTAGTATTCGGGATCGAATTGGCTCATATCTGAAGTATACGAACAGTTTATTCTGGGTGACGCAGAATGTAAACTCGGCAAAAGAAAGTGTACCTGTATCGGCAGGTGTGGGCGATTCAACACAGGAGATTGTTCCAGCACTCATTTCTTCGGACAATGTGGTTAGCATGGTGTTCAAAATCCCGATGATGCCGACGAACGTCAAACCGAAAGGATTTCTTGTGATTGATATTTCCGATACAGAGCTTAGCTCTTATTTGAGTCGGAATACGAATTCAGGAGATATGTATGTGCTTGATCGGGATCAGAAATTTTTCCTGAATGATGCGGATCAAAATGGGAAGTACACTGCACTGAATGAGGAAATTCAAGAAAAAGTGCAAGTAACAGGGCAGTCAGAAGGCTTCTTCAATGCAGAGGTAGAGGGGAACCAGGTGGCTGTTAGTTATAAACAGTCACAGCTTAACGGATGGTTGTACGTATCTGTTGTATCTCTTGGGCAGATTACTGCTCAATCTCAGAAAATTGCATTGGTAACGGGGGTGGCAACACTGGTGATGCTGGGATTAACCGGACTAGTTGCTTTTTACGGTAGCCGGCGGATGTATTCACCCATTTCGAGACTCCTTCAATTCACTAAAGGACTGGACTCTCCTATGGATTCCAAAGGTCGAAGACAGGATGAGTTCAGTTATATTGAAGAGCGATTATCGACCTTATTCAGTTCAGAACAGACCATGCGAGAGCAGATGAAGGGACAGCACGTTCATTTACAGGAATTTTTTATGACTAAACTATTAACAGGCAAAATATCGGAAGAGGACTTTAGATATCAGGGGGATCTATATGATTTTCCGACCAACTGGTCGAGCCTTGGTGTGCTTACACTGCAAATGGATACCATTGAGGGGACGCGTTATGAGGAGCAGGACCGGGATCTGCTGCTTTTCGCTGTAAATAACATCGTCGGAGAATGGCTTCCTCCGGAAATTCGGTTCACACCAGTCATGATTGATGACGCCCAGGTTACCGTTCTGGCCTCTGAACTGCATGATGAATTGCAACTAAAAGAATGGATGCACACTCAGGCCGAAGGCATACGAGAGCGTGTCGTCACATATCTGAATCTGCCCGTAAGTATTGGGATCAGCCGATCTTATCAGGCCATAGGCGATACACCGCAAGCTTATCAGGAGAGCCGGGAAGCTCTCCAAGGGCGAGTGAGCCTGGGTAGCCGTATTATTTTGCATTATGAGGATATTCAGCCGCGAGGTCAGACGGAAGCCGCCCTATATACACAGTTACGGATGATCGAAGATCAATTGGCTTCTGCGCTGAAGCAGGGTGATGTGGAGAAAACGGATGCCTACTTCACACAGTACTTGGGATTACTTGCAGATAAGAAACTACATTTCAGTGAGTATCCAGTCATTATGGTTCAATTGTTGTCCCGTGTATATCAATTAGTACAGGAGCAGGGTGGAGACGTGGCGGAAGTGTTGGGGGAGAAAGCCTCGATGGCTCGTCTGTTGAAGCTGTCTACACTGGATGAGATGACGAATTGGTTCCGCAAACGCTTATTCCAACCGGTCATCCATTTCTGGCGGGAGCAGGAAGAGTCTCAATACATGAATATCGCTCGAAGAATGATCCGATTAATCGAAGAGCGTTATGATCGTGAGCTGTCACTTGAGGCTTGTGCGGAGGAATTGAATTTTCATCCTGTTTATTTGAGCCGTGTGTTCAAGAAAGAAGCAGGCGTGAACTTCACAGAATATTTAGCCCAATACCGGATGGAAAAAGCCAAGACCTGGCTACAGACAACAGATCTGAAAATATCAGAGATTGCAGAGAAATTGAACTACACTAATCCGACGGCTTTTATTCGCACATTTCGTAAAATTACAGGCACGACCCCGGGGAAATATCGGGAACAACAACGGTAG
- a CDS encoding endonuclease MutS2, which translates to MNENTLRTLNYFEIQKNVASCARSYLGKRHAHNMKPMNDVHWIQTRLEETAEAALMLRYGASIPIPSLDGMETIMDLLGTGYLFSERDFSHLAQFLRSCAQLMKYMEGKSEIAPTVSRYAASMMLMESLLSEIERSIHNGRIQDLASKELTRIRKKMMVNEERMKRKLDSLLSKHRSIMQENVISQRHGRTVLPIKKEFRKLVKGSVLDESGSGQTVYIEPVELMSLHSELAALQGDESREEMKILGELTTLTESYSREIALNTETVGILDFLLAKAKYAVTTDGRVVQVNAEGRVQIQRAHHPLMGESMVPLDFTIGTNYRSLIITGPNTGGKTIALKTLGLLTLMMQSGLLVPVGEGGTMSVYSEIAVDIGDGQSMEQALSTFSAHIRNMIGILEQANSSTLVLIDEMASGTDPGEGVGLSIAMLEELHRRGATVVATTHFGEIKHFAAATPGFENARMEFDTATLQPLYRLRIGEAGQSYAYAIALKLGMAQHIIDRSKSISDQGIQQSNSSTEKWITEPSSTLSGETKEDPLIQSGSLLKLEQDHHITSQSEQKPYKSSHSTEKHPVTDIAKPFVPTNTPSVAESVLTSMKPEESETAVKAYVFQKGDRVYIGYLDQTGTVCDVEDARGNIGVMLRGRKIKIHKKRMTLHIAADQLYPENYDLDIVFESKVNRKKRKLMGRKHVEGLQIELPPEQQ; encoded by the coding sequence ATGAACGAAAACACTTTACGCACACTGAATTATTTTGAAATTCAAAAAAACGTAGCCTCCTGCGCGCGATCTTATTTGGGCAAACGTCATGCTCACAACATGAAGCCGATGAATGATGTACATTGGATTCAGACGCGGCTAGAAGAAACAGCAGAAGCCGCTCTTATGCTCCGTTACGGCGCGAGTATCCCCATTCCATCCCTTGATGGGATGGAAACCATCATGGATCTGCTAGGCACAGGATATTTATTCAGTGAACGTGACTTCAGTCATCTTGCACAATTTCTGCGAAGCTGTGCACAGCTGATGAAATATATGGAGGGCAAATCCGAGATCGCTCCAACCGTTAGCCGTTATGCTGCATCGATGATGCTGATGGAATCATTGCTCAGTGAGATTGAACGCAGTATCCATAACGGACGTATTCAAGATCTGGCGAGCAAAGAGCTTACACGAATCCGTAAAAAAATGATGGTTAACGAAGAGCGAATGAAGCGTAAGCTCGATTCACTGCTCAGCAAACATCGCTCCATCATGCAGGAAAATGTCATTAGTCAACGTCATGGAAGAACCGTTCTGCCGATCAAGAAGGAATTCCGCAAGCTGGTCAAGGGCAGTGTGTTGGACGAATCAGGAAGTGGGCAAACGGTATATATTGAGCCGGTAGAACTCATGAGTCTTCACAGTGAACTCGCGGCACTACAGGGAGATGAATCTCGAGAAGAGATGAAGATTCTTGGTGAGTTGACCACGCTCACAGAGTCATACAGTCGTGAAATTGCTCTGAATACCGAGACGGTAGGCATACTAGACTTTCTTCTGGCAAAAGCAAAATATGCGGTCACTACGGACGGACGCGTTGTTCAAGTTAATGCAGAAGGAAGAGTTCAAATCCAACGTGCACATCACCCATTAATGGGCGAATCTATGGTTCCACTCGATTTTACAATTGGCACGAACTATCGTTCACTCATTATTACGGGGCCGAATACCGGGGGGAAAACAATAGCACTCAAGACACTCGGACTACTCACCCTTATGATGCAATCCGGTTTGCTTGTCCCTGTTGGAGAAGGTGGCACGATGTCTGTATACAGTGAAATTGCGGTGGATATCGGAGATGGTCAAAGCATGGAGCAAGCACTCAGCACGTTCTCTGCCCATATTCGCAACATGATCGGTATCCTGGAACAGGCTAATTCCTCAACACTCGTTCTCATTGATGAGATGGCTTCTGGTACAGATCCAGGGGAAGGAGTTGGATTATCCATCGCCATGCTTGAAGAGCTGCATCGACGGGGAGCAACGGTTGTAGCCACCACCCATTTTGGAGAAATTAAGCATTTTGCTGCCGCTACACCAGGTTTTGAAAATGCTCGGATGGAATTTGACACGGCAACATTGCAGCCGTTATATCGGTTGCGAATTGGAGAAGCCGGACAAAGTTATGCGTATGCCATTGCACTGAAACTAGGAATGGCACAACACATTATCGATCGTTCGAAGTCCATCTCCGATCAGGGCATTCAACAGAGCAATTCATCAACAGAGAAATGGATCACAGAACCTTCTTCAACCCTATCAGGTGAAACGAAAGAAGATCCATTAATTCAATCGGGTAGCTTATTGAAATTAGAGCAGGATCACCACATAACCTCCCAGTCTGAACAGAAGCCATACAAAAGCTCACATTCAACAGAAAAACATCCTGTAACTGACATAGCCAAACCTTTCGTGCCTACCAACACCCCTTCTGTGGCAGAGTCGGTGCTTACGTCTATGAAACCGGAAGAATCAGAGACAGCTGTAAAAGCCTACGTATTCCAAAAGGGAGACCGGGTCTACATCGGGTATCTTGATCAAACCGGAACTGTATGCGACGTTGAGGATGCTCGTGGCAATATCGGAGTGATGCTACGCGGTCGCAAGATTAAGATTCACAAGAAGAGAATGACTCTGCATATCGCTGCCGATCAACTCTACCCTGAAAACTATGACCTCGACATTGTATTCGAGAGCAAAGTGAACCGGAAGAAGCGTAAACTTATGGGACGTAAACATGTGGAAGGACTTCAGATTGAACTGCCTCCTGAACAACAATGA
- a CDS encoding cysteine-rich CWC family protein, with product MNRELTLKSELQLKSESTLSPDSEAGADRDANANLKEAQMNPLVCPLCGKANGCSYAAGAPHSECWCNHAVFPEGVFERIPAEQRRKSCICQTCLAEFKARG from the coding sequence TTGAATAGAGAATTAACATTAAAATCAGAATTACAATTGAAATCGGAGTCTACCTTAAGCCCAGATTCAGAAGCAGGCGCAGATCGTGATGCAAATGCAAATCTTAAGGAGGCTCAGATGAATCCACTTGTCTGTCCCCTCTGTGGAAAAGCCAATGGATGTTCGTATGCCGCTGGCGCACCACATTCAGAGTGCTGGTGTAATCACGCTGTATTTCCTGAAGGCGTGTTCGAGAGGATTCCTGCGGAGCAACGAAGAAAGTCGTGCATTTGTCAGACATGTCTGGCAGAGTTTAAGGCACGGGGGTAA
- the gcvH gene encoding glycine cleavage system protein GcvH has protein sequence MSELKSDFLYSEEHEWVQTVGEDTVRIGITEFAQHQLGDIVFVELPDLESSVQAEESIGTIESVKTVSDLFSPVSGSIIAINDALQDAPELVNSSPYEEGWMIEIRVNGDLSAALSKLMNADAYRKHTED, from the coding sequence ATGAGCGAATTGAAAAGTGATTTCCTGTACAGTGAAGAGCACGAATGGGTGCAGACCGTAGGGGAGGATACCGTACGTATTGGTATTACCGAGTTCGCGCAGCATCAGCTGGGTGACATTGTGTTTGTTGAATTGCCTGATCTTGAATCCAGTGTACAAGCCGAAGAGAGCATTGGTACGATTGAATCTGTCAAAACGGTGTCTGATTTGTTCTCACCGGTTAGCGGCTCCATTATTGCGATCAATGATGCATTACAAGATGCACCAGAGCTTGTAAATAGCTCTCCTTATGAAGAAGGTTGGATGATTGAGATCCGGGTAAATGGGGATTTGAGTGCAGCCTTATCTAAGCTCATGAACGCGGACGCTTATCGCAAACATACCGAGGATTAA
- the gcvT gene encoding glycine cleavage system aminomethyltransferase GcvT: MSDLLRTPLFPLYQQYEGVRCIDFGGWELPVQFSGIQKEHEAVRERAGLFDVSHMGEFTVQGEQAEAFLQQMTTNDVTALVPGQAQYTLMCYPDGGVVDDLLVYKLEEQHYMLVVNASNIDKDWAWLVEHLAPGVTMTNDSEQTALLALQGPLSVDILTKVTDINVATIEPFRFVQNAEVCGVKLLLSRTGYTGEDGFELYVPADQAATVWNGLMHAGEDHGLVPAGLGARDTLRFEAKLPLYGQELSPTISPLEAGVGMFVKLNSGPFIGHDVLSQQKNDGPARKLVGIEVLERGIPRPHYPLYADGVQIGEVTTGTQSPTLKRNLGLALIDSKYAALGTPLEIEIRGKKLKAEVVKTPFHKRTRTPKTPTQGADQA, translated from the coding sequence ATGTCTGATTTACTTAGAACTCCACTCTTTCCACTCTATCAGCAGTATGAAGGTGTACGTTGCATTGACTTTGGCGGCTGGGAGCTGCCTGTACAATTTAGTGGCATCCAGAAGGAACACGAGGCTGTTCGTGAACGCGCTGGACTGTTTGATGTATCCCATATGGGCGAATTCACCGTTCAGGGTGAGCAAGCGGAGGCTTTTTTACAGCAAATGACCACGAATGACGTAACTGCACTTGTTCCCGGTCAGGCACAGTATACGTTGATGTGTTATCCCGATGGCGGTGTGGTGGATGACCTGCTCGTGTATAAGCTAGAGGAACAGCATTATATGTTAGTGGTTAATGCCTCCAACATCGATAAGGATTGGGCATGGTTGGTAGAACATCTTGCTCCTGGGGTAACCATGACAAATGACTCTGAGCAGACTGCCCTTCTAGCACTGCAAGGTCCATTGTCTGTTGATATTCTCACAAAAGTTACGGACATCAATGTAGCTACTATTGAGCCGTTTCGTTTTGTACAGAATGCGGAAGTCTGCGGTGTAAAATTGCTGTTATCCCGCACCGGATATACCGGCGAAGATGGCTTTGAACTATATGTTCCAGCAGATCAAGCAGCTACGGTATGGAACGGATTGATGCATGCTGGGGAGGATCACGGATTAGTTCCGGCTGGGCTTGGTGCACGGGACACCCTACGCTTTGAAGCAAAATTACCTTTGTACGGACAGGAATTATCACCTACGATCTCCCCGCTGGAAGCTGGGGTTGGTATGTTTGTGAAGCTGAATTCTGGGCCTTTTATCGGACACGACGTATTATCCCAGCAGAAAAATGATGGGCCTGCTCGTAAATTAGTCGGTATCGAAGTGCTGGAGCGTGGAATTCCACGTCCCCATTACCCTCTTTACGCGGATGGTGTTCAGATTGGCGAAGTAACGACAGGCACACAATCCCCTACGCTGAAACGGAATCTTGGGTTAGCCCTCATTGACAGCAAATATGCTGCGCTAGGTACGCCACTGGAGATTGAGATTCGTGGCAAAAAACTAAAAGCCGAGGTCGTAAAGACCCCTTTTCATAAACGGACACGCACGCCTAAGACACCTACTCAAGGAGCTGATCAAGCATGA